In Deinococcus sp. HSC-46F16, the following are encoded in one genomic region:
- a CDS encoding DUF664 domain-containing protein yields the protein MTAAPDWQRWYRIEPQERYAPQIGVLVEMLNYARMTTLADVRGLNTEQLWATPPGFGNSIGALLTHMAAVERTYHLFSLEGRDLDPERDAALLGGLSMGREGTPPPTGQSLETLLGELRESRAVTLAALAERDDAWLASRLTVPGFDFPNQHWAWFHVMEDEVNHRGQIRLIRKLVAPAPQPDASA from the coding sequence ATGACCGCTGCTCCCGACTGGCAACGCTGGTACCGTATCGAACCCCAGGAGCGGTATGCCCCGCAGATCGGGGTGCTGGTCGAGATGCTGAACTACGCCCGGATGACCACCCTGGCCGACGTGCGGGGCCTGAACACCGAGCAGCTCTGGGCCACGCCGCCCGGCTTCGGCAACTCCATCGGGGCGCTGCTGACGCATATGGCGGCAGTGGAGCGGACCTACCACCTCTTTTCGCTGGAGGGGCGCGACCTCGACCCGGAGAGGGACGCGGCGCTGCTGGGCGGCCTGAGCATGGGCCGCGAGGGCACGCCTCCGCCCACCGGGCAGAGCCTGGAGACGCTGCTGGGCGAGTTGCGGGAGAGCCGAGCGGTCACGCTGGCGGCCCTCGCCGAGCGGGACGACGCGTGGCTGGCCTCGCGGCTCACGGTGCCGGGCTTCGACTTTCCCAACCAGCACTGGGCGTGGTTTCACGTCATGGAGGACGAGGTCAACCACCGGGGCCAGATTCGCCTGATTCGCAAACTCGTCGCGCCCGCGCCGCAGCCGGACGCGTCGGCTTGA
- the icd gene encoding NADP-dependent isocitrate dehydrogenase, which yields MTIQDPHIQVPTQGEKIRMEGGKLVVPDRPIIPFVEGDGTGPDIWRASVRVLDAAVEQAYGGQRQIEWMEVYAGEKSTQVYGEGEWLPQATVDAFNEYLFGIKGPLTTPVGGGIRSINVALRQELDLYACVRPVQYFEGVPSPVKRPGDVDMVIFRENTEDIYAGIEYKAGTPEAERVREFLMGEMGVNKIRFPETSAFGVKPVSKEGTERLVRAAIQYAVDNGRKSVSLVHKGNIMKFTEGAFRDWGYELAKREFGGVELDGGPWLQLPNGIVIKDVIADNFLQQILLRPTEYDVIATLNLNGDYLSDALAAQVGGIGIAPGANINYVTGHAIFEATHGTAPKYAGKDVINPSSVILSGEMMLRYMGWTEAADLILKGLDATIRQKTVTYDFARGMEGATEVKTSQFADHIIEHIRG from the coding sequence ATGACGATTCAAGACCCCCATATCCAGGTGCCCACCCAGGGCGAGAAGATTCGCATGGAGGGCGGCAAGCTCGTGGTGCCCGACCGGCCCATCATCCCCTTCGTGGAGGGCGACGGCACCGGCCCCGACATCTGGCGGGCCAGCGTGCGCGTGCTCGACGCCGCCGTGGAGCAGGCCTACGGCGGTCAGCGCCAGATCGAGTGGATGGAGGTCTACGCGGGCGAGAAGAGCACCCAGGTTTACGGCGAGGGCGAGTGGCTTCCGCAGGCGACCGTGGACGCCTTCAACGAGTACCTCTTCGGCATCAAGGGGCCGCTGACCACGCCCGTGGGCGGCGGCATCCGCTCGATCAACGTGGCGCTGCGCCAGGAACTTGACCTGTACGCCTGCGTGCGCCCCGTCCAGTACTTCGAGGGTGTCCCCAGCCCCGTCAAGCGGCCAGGTGACGTGGACATGGTGATCTTCCGCGAGAACACCGAAGACATCTACGCCGGAATCGAGTACAAGGCCGGGACCCCCGAGGCCGAGCGCGTGCGCGAGTTCCTGATGGGCGAGATGGGCGTGAACAAGATCCGCTTCCCCGAGACTTCCGCGTTTGGCGTGAAGCCCGTCTCCAAGGAAGGCACCGAGCGCCTCGTCCGCGCCGCCATCCAGTACGCGGTCGACAACGGCCGCAAGAGCGTGTCGCTGGTCCACAAGGGAAACATCATGAAGTTCACGGAGGGGGCTTTCCGCGACTGGGGCTATGAGCTCGCCAAGCGCGAGTTCGGCGGCGTGGAACTCGACGGCGGTCCCTGGCTGCAGCTCCCGAACGGCATCGTGATCAAGGACGTGATCGCCGACAACTTCCTGCAGCAGATCCTGCTGCGCCCCACCGAGTACGACGTGATCGCCACCCTGAACCTCAACGGCGATTACCTCTCCGACGCGCTCGCCGCGCAGGTGGGTGGCATCGGCATCGCGCCCGGCGCCAACATCAACTACGTGACCGGCCACGCGATCTTCGAGGCCACCCACGGCACCGCGCCCAAATACGCGGGCAAGGACGTCATCAACCCCAGCTCGGTCATCCTCTCCGGCGAGATGATGCTGCGCTACATGGGCTGGACCGAGGCCGCCGACCTGATCCTGAAGGGCCTGGACGCCACCATCCGCCAGAAGACCGTGACCTACGACTTCGCCCGTGGCATGGAGGGCGCGACCGAGGTCAAGACCAGCCAGTTCGCCGATCACATCATCGAGCACATCCGGGGCTAA
- a CDS encoding GNAT family N-acetyltransferase, which produces MAASALTRMELRPATPADRAVLYRICLQTADSGEDGTHLYRDPLLVGHVYAGPYLAFVPEHALVLEDGEGVCGYVLGVLGTAAFGARLEREWWPALRARYLDPANVPPEECTPDQRLAYLIHHPATPAADLLARYPSHLHIDLLPRAQGEGPGATPARPPLLVAAGGGVAGRSPGGGRAQPPRPGL; this is translated from the coding sequence GTGGCGGCCAGTGCGCTGACCCGTATGGAGTTGCGGCCCGCTACCCCCGCCGATAGGGCCGTCCTGTACCGCATCTGTCTGCAAACTGCTGACAGCGGGGAAGACGGCACCCACCTCTACCGTGACCCGCTGCTCGTCGGCCACGTCTACGCCGGACCCTACCTGGCGTTCGTGCCCGAACACGCCCTCGTGCTGGAGGATGGGGAGGGCGTATGCGGGTACGTCCTCGGCGTGCTCGGTACCGCCGCCTTTGGCGCGCGGCTGGAGCGCGAGTGGTGGCCTGCGCTCCGGGCACGGTACCTCGACCCGGCGAACGTGCCGCCGGAGGAGTGCACCCCCGACCAGCGCCTCGCGTACCTGATCCACCATCCGGCCACGCCTGCTGCGGACCTGCTCGCCCGGTACCCCTCCCACCTGCATATCGATCTGCTGCCGCGTGCGCAGGGTGAGGGGCCGGGGGCGACGCCTGCTCGACCACCTCTTCTCGTCGCTGCGGGAGGCGGGGTCGCCGGGCGTTCACCTGGGGGTGGGCGGGCGCAACCTCCGCGCCCAGGCCTTTGA
- a CDS encoding radical SAM protein, which yields MSYWRTQIKPLLDAETGTLHKQAPIRVTLAFPNRYSVGMASLGYQVIYRMFNQEEGVACERAFLPDDVEAFERTGQALPTVESGRDAGDCELFALSVSFELDLTNIIRTLDVAGMHPLRAERSDTDPIVMIGGPFTSSNPYPLTPFADVIVIGDGEQIVPVVSEALRESQTREEFYDLIDGMPGIFLPARHVHEPTWATAPKELLPAYSQIVTPHSELSNMFLVEAQRGCPRPCTFCLARTMYGPNRNNQAQELLDTIPDWVEKVGLVGAALSDFPHTKYVGRVLTDRGIKLGVSSIRADTVDEELAAILKAGGLRTFTVASDAPSERLRRWLKKGITTEDLLKTAHISRDLGFSGIKVYMMIGLGPENDDDITELIEFTKELAKVNRVALGISPFVPKRHTPHFADPFAGVQTIEKRLKRIQKELRTTAELRNVSAKWAWVESVIARGGPEVGMAAYQIYRNESIGAWKKALDEVGWRDGFEVNTPAIHLPPGQYEAREVSAHAEGLAV from the coding sequence TTGAGTTACTGGCGCACCCAGATCAAACCGCTGCTGGACGCGGAAACCGGCACCCTGCACAAGCAGGCCCCCATCCGCGTCACGCTGGCGTTTCCCAATCGCTACTCGGTGGGGATGGCCTCGCTCGGGTACCAGGTCATCTACCGCATGTTCAACCAGGAAGAAGGGGTCGCCTGCGAGCGGGCTTTCCTTCCCGACGACGTGGAGGCCTTCGAGCGCACCGGGCAGGCCCTCCCCACCGTCGAGTCGGGCCGCGACGCGGGCGACTGCGAACTGTTCGCCCTGAGCGTGTCGTTCGAGCTGGACCTCACCAACATCATCCGCACGCTGGACGTGGCCGGGATGCACCCGCTGCGGGCCGAGCGCAGCGACACCGACCCCATCGTGATGATTGGCGGCCCCTTCACGTCCTCGAACCCCTATCCCCTCACGCCCTTTGCCGACGTGATCGTGATCGGCGACGGCGAGCAGATCGTGCCGGTGGTCTCCGAGGCCCTACGCGAGTCGCAGACCCGCGAGGAGTTCTACGACCTGATCGACGGGATGCCCGGCATCTTCCTCCCGGCGCGGCACGTCCACGAGCCGACCTGGGCCACCGCGCCCAAGGAACTGCTGCCCGCCTACTCGCAGATCGTGACGCCCCACTCGGAACTGTCCAACATGTTCCTGGTGGAAGCGCAGCGCGGCTGCCCCCGGCCCTGCACCTTCTGCCTCGCGCGGACGATGTACGGCCCCAACCGCAACAACCAGGCGCAGGAACTGCTGGATACGATTCCCGACTGGGTGGAGAAGGTTGGGCTGGTGGGCGCGGCCCTCTCGGACTTCCCGCACACCAAGTACGTGGGCCGGGTGCTCACCGACCGGGGCATCAAGCTGGGCGTGTCCTCCATCCGCGCCGACACCGTGGACGAGGAACTCGCCGCCATCCTCAAGGCGGGCGGATTGCGAACCTTCACGGTGGCGAGCGACGCCCCCTCCGAACGCCTGCGCCGCTGGCTGAAAAAGGGCATCACGACGGAAGACCTGCTCAAGACCGCCCACATCAGCCGCGACCTGGGCTTTTCGGGCATCAAGGTCTACATGATGATCGGCCTCGGCCCCGAGAACGACGACGACATCACCGAGCTGATCGAGTTCACCAAAGAACTGGCCAAGGTCAACCGGGTCGCGCTGGGCATCAGCCCCTTCGTGCCCAAGCGCCACACGCCGCACTTCGCGGACCCCTTCGCCGGGGTGCAGACCATCGAGAAGCGCCTCAAGCGCATTCAGAAGGAACTGCGCACCACCGCCGAACTGCGCAACGTGTCTGCAAAGTGGGCCTGGGTCGAGTCCGTGATCGCGCGGGGCGGCCCCGAGGTCGGCATGGCCGCCTACCAGATCTACCGCAACGAGAGCATCGGCGCCTGGAAAAAGGCCCTCGACGAGGTGGGCTGGCGCGACGGGTTCGAAGTCAACACGCCCGCCATTCACCTCCCGCCCGGCCAGTACGAGGCCCGCGAGGTCAGTGCCCACGCCGAGGGGCTGGCCGTCTAA